The genome window AAAAGAGCTTAGTTAACCAGTGCGTAGTACACACCCTAAATATAGAGTTTGTCGGATGCAGACGGCGCGCCCAGAGCGCTAGAAATAGCGAGCAGAACTACTTTTGACATAAGTCTTATTATATTATAATTAGACTCTTTTAACTTCTATTTTAGAACCTTGGGGGGATTTAGAAACTTTCACTTGTGCGGGCAATCTTTCCCCCAATTCTCGAACGTGGGTAATCACTCCAATCAGCCTTTCTCGCTGCCGCAAAGATTCTAAAATTTGAGTAACGCTTTCGAGAGTTTCGGTATCTAAAGTGCCAAATCCTTCATCGAGAAACAAGCTGCCCAAGTGAGCTCCTTGAGACAGTTTTTCTGACAAAGCTAAAGCCATTGATAAGGAAGTGGCAAAGGTTTCGCCGCCGGAAAGAGTGCGTACTCGTCTAGCTTCCCCGCCGTTCCAATTATCTGCTACCCAGTATTCGCCATCTTGGTTTTTTAGTTTGTAGCGATTTTCGGTTAATTCTTGCAAAATTAATGTGGCGCTGCCGACTAATTCTGCTTCTAAATGTTCTAGAATGTAAGATTGAAATTCGTTGGATTTTAGATTCTGCGCTAAGGTGTGATAAGTTTGCTCTTGTTCTGTGAAATTTGTGATTTGCTGTGACAGTCTTTCGGCTTGTTCGAGATTTTGGGCTGCTACCTGAATCCAAGCTAAAAGTTCGGCGCGGTTGTTGTTGGCTTGTTTGAGGTTTTCCTGGGCGGTATTTTTTGCCGATCGCACTTGTGCTAAATTATTCTCATCGGTAGTTCTGCCTGCGATCGCCTCGCTCAAATCTTTTGCCCGCGTCTCTAACTGAATTTTTGATTCGCGGTGAGAGCGAATAACATTTTCCCATTCTGATTGTTCCTTAACTGTCGCAACCGCTGCTAAAAATGTCTCTTCTGTGAAATCAGCCGCCGTTAATTTTGCTGACCAATCCAGGTTTAGCTGCTGTTTCTGGGCTTGGGCTCGTCCAAAAACTTCTCCAGCTTGTTGCTCTCTCTCTGCTGCTTGAATAACCTTATTTTGAGCAGTTTGATAGGATTTTTCTGCAACTTTCAGCAGATTTGCCAAGTCTTGCTTGTCTTGTTCTAAGACTTTTGCTAAATTAGCATAAGGTTGATATTCGGTAATTTGATAAAGCGCATTTACACAACTTTGCAACTGCTGCTGGCGGCGGTCTGATTCGGCGATCGCATCTTGATATTCCTGCTGTTTAGCTGCTTGATTCGCCACCGCCAAATTAAATCTTTCCTGAAAATTATCATATTCCAATGATGCCAGTTGGAACTGCTGTTCGGTTTCGCGGTATTGGCGATCGCTCTCTTTAAGGATTGCCAACTCCTGCTGCAACCCCAAGCTTTCCCAATGAGGAGTCTCCAGGACTTGAGTGATTTGCTGCTGCAATTCGGCAACTCTATTCGCAGTTAATTCGAGCATTTGAGCAATTTCAGACTCTCTTTGCAGGCAGGCTGAAACCGCACTTTTTCTATCAGCAGCCAACCTTTGAGCATCTTGAAAAACCTGATTTGCTGCCGCCAATTTCTGCCGCAAACCAGCGACATCGACAATATTAGAATTCGGCAAAGGAGGGAGGATATCGCTCTCAGGATGCACCCCCCCGCACACCGGGCAAGTATCCCCAGGATTCAGCGACATTCTGACAGCAGCAACACTCTCTAAACGTGCCGCTTCCGCATTAGCGGTTTGGGCCGATTCTAACTCGCGATCGCACTCTTTTAGCCTGAGTTCAACGGCTTCTAAATTAGTGGTAGCCTCCACATAATTTTGTTGAGCGCTTTCCTTCTCTGCCCGAGATTTATCCAACTGTTCTTGCTGAGTCTTTTGCTGCTTGGTAATTAGCTGAACTTCCATCAACAAGGGTGAAATTTGCTGCAATTGCTCTAAGCGCTTTCCTCCCGGCGCATACTGTGCGAGCTGTGCCGCTGCTTGAGTCACTCGAAAACCCGCGCCTTGAATTTTATTGTTAGCAGCTTGCAGGTCTTTATCTGCTGCCATAAAAAAGCGGAGTTTTTCCTGTTGATTTTTTTGGGCAAGCGCAACTTCTTTTTCTAATTGAGCGCGCTGTTCTTCATATACTTTCGCAGCCGCTAGAGCATCTTCGCGAGCCTTAATTTGTGGTGCTAGTGCCTCTTCTTTGGCTTTTGCCGCGTCAAATTGCTGCTGCTCTACTGCCAGCTCGGAGCGAGCTTTAATTAACAGCTTCCGCGCTGCCACCGAGGCACTTTCTGCAGTTTCGTACTGACTGCGAGCCGATCGCAATAAAGCCCAATCTCCCTGTAAATGATTGGCAGCTTGCGCTCTTTCTAAACGCTGTGCTAAAATTGTAACCTCAGCGGAATTAGCATTTAATTCAGCCAATTGTTGTTGCAGCTCTTGCCAGCGAGCGATTTGCGAAAATAGCTGTTCCTCTTCATCTAGATCCTTTTGAGCTTTCATCACAGCGCGATCGAACTCAGGCAACTGCTGCTCTAAAATCAAAAGTTGCGATCGTCTTTGATCCACCTCATCCGCCGTCGGCGCACTCAAATCCGCTAGCTGCCTTTCCACCATTTCCCGTTCCTGTTTCAGCAACTTGGCAAGCTCATTTGTTTCCTTCCGCATCTGCTCAAAAATCTCAAATCCCGCTAGCTGCCGCAAAATTTCCCGACGTTTTGATGTATCCCCTTTAATAAATTCATCAAACTTGCCTTGAGGCAGAACAATTGCTCGCGTAAAAGTATCAAAATCCATTCCTAAAATCTGTTCAATGGTATTTTGAACAGCAACAATACTCGTCCCCAAAGTTTCCCATTGACCATTTTGCCAGTTGTCCAAAATCACCTTATTTTCGGGAGATTTCGGGCGGAAACGCCACCTTCGCGTCACCCGGTACTGTGCCGAACCCACAGCAAAACGCAACTGCACTTTTAAATTTTCGCTGCCTTGACTTGCCAAATCACTTACTTGTTTGCCGCTGCGAGTAGTAGTGCCAAAAAGAGCGTAAGTCATGGCATCTAACAGTGAAGATTTGCCCGCACCTGTAGCACCAGTAATTGCAAACAAATCGAGTTGAGAAAAATCTAAACGCTGTTCGCGGTGGAAGCTGGTAAATCCTTCTAGAATAAGTTCGAGTGGACGCATACTGATTTTAGATTTTAGATTTTAGATGTTGAATTTCTATTACTCTTGATCGGGTGGAGCCTGGTAAAGCAGATCGGGAGGGTCTGCCTCCTATGTTTCTATTTAAGCGCGAGGCAGAGCAAAAGTCATATAGGTTCCCAGACGGAGCCTGGGAACCAGTTAATTTGAGATTTTTGATTTGGGATTGTATTTTTTTACCCATTTAATTATTAACTGTTTCCTTAAACTTCTTGTACAAAGTTTTAAATTCCTCCAATACAGCCGGTTTAGGTGTCGTCCCCAATCGGTTTTGATAATAGTTGCAAAACTCTGCTGCCGGATCGAAATTATTGGGATCGATATTAGTTATTTCTGTTGGTTCTAGGGCTGCATCTGGATAGCGCGGTTCAATTAACAGCGCTTGAGAACAGATTTGGCGGACTCGATCGGCAAGTCCGATTTGCGGACTGTCCAGTTCGACAATTACTTTCAAGAAACCCGGATGATACTGATGAGCTTGTAACGTTCGATCGAGATTGTCGTTATGACATTTAAGCACTTTTAACGGCTTGTGGCAAGCCACAGGCTTAAATTCCACCTTCGCCTGACTTCCCGGCTCAACTTCTATCAAGCAAAATCCTTTTTCCTGTTCCGCTTCTCCAAAATCTAACTGAATCAAAGAACCGGAATAATAAGCGGGAGAAGTCTCAGAAATCCGCTGGTGAATGTGGATGTGTCCGAGTGCAATATACTGAGCTTCCGGCGGCAGAGTTTGCGATGACAGGAGGTATTTTTCTCGCGTGTAATAAGCGACTTCGGATTTTGCCAATCGAGCGCCGTCAATGCTCATGTGTCCCATGAGAATATTGACAGTATTGTCTCTAAAATCCCTGGTTAAATCTTCGATTAAATATGCTACGATTTCGCGGTAATCTTTGCGGCGATCGGCATCGCCAGACTGCCAGAGAGAATTAGCATCTAACAGTCTTTGTTCGGAAGCAAAAGGCATCGCTCCCACACAAAGTTTACCGCTTTTTGTATTGAGAGTAATTGTGCCGCCGTCTGCGGAACGCCTGGGTTTGCCTAAAGCGCGAACACCGGCGAGGGAAAGCAATTGCGCGATGCTGTCGATGCGGGATGCCGAATCGTGATTACCGGCGATCGCAATTGCGGGAATTCCTGCAGCTTGGAGTTCGCAGAAAAAGTTATAAGCAATGCGTTCGGCGTAAGCGGGTGGGTTTGGCACGTCGAAAATGTCGCCCGCAACGAGCACAGCATCGACATCCAATGCTTTTGCTTGCTTCAAAATCTGTTCGAGGGCGATCGCAATTTCGGAAGTGCGATCGATCCCTCGAAAACGCCGCCCTAAATGCCAGTCAGCAGTATGAATTATTCGCATAGTACGAGTAGTATTTTGTTTATGTTAACTGAGATGTTGTACCCTTTTCAAGAACGGGCTCTTCGGCCCGTTCCACAAAGAATAAATTTCTTGTGGAACGGGCCGAAGAGCCCGTTCATAAAAGCCTGATTTAAAATGGTAAAATATCTCAGTTTTAATGCTTTGTGCGATCGCGGTATAAATATCTGCCACTGTTTATGCCTCTTCCTGTTCTCGAATTGCTCTTTCAATCTCATCAGGATATGCCTCAGCATAACTAAAAGCATTCACCAAATCTGTGGCACTCAGATCGGGATGACCTTCTAAAATATGAGCATCGCTGGCACTTTGACGGCGATAACTTACCAACAGCCAAACAGGAATCCGAGTTTTTCGGATACAGGCTTCTGTGCCCATGACACCGGGAGTCTTTTGAATCCCCGGCCAAAAGTTGCTTAAAGTTTGGGCTAGGAATTGTATAGCTTGAGCCTTTTCTTCGGGAGTTAAAGCCAAGAGTTGCGGTTGCAATTCTTTGAGTGTCATCTTCGTCGTAACTGAAGTCATAAATATCAACTTTTGTCGTTCTAGAGGTATTCTAGCACTATTATACTCACAACTTCTCTTCAACAGGCTTCACATCGTGAAACCGAGTATAATCAACCACCCGCCCTCCCGTTGCCGATTTCAAAAGAATATCTACAAACCGCATATTCCACATAATTTCAGACGCCACAAAAGAATGTCTGGCATGAATAGTTTGCGAAACAGTTTCGTCAATTCCTGTTAACGTAATTACAATTTCCGCTTGCTGTTCCATCAAGTCTTGGGCAGTAAGTTGGTACAAAGGACTGCTCTCCTCAATTGCGTGCATAACCGTCCAAGTTAAGGCAAAAATCGGAGAGTGACTCCGCACCAATTGCAAATCGTAAAAACGCCGCATAAATTCTCCTTCCGGCGTTACCTCATCGCGGATCAAAGTAGCTCGCTGCTGCGCTTCTAAAATCTGGTTGAAACGCTGATTTGCCGTGCGGTACATCAGAGTCGGAACACCGTTGAAAGGAGCGATTACAGCTACGCGGCTGAAGATAACTCTGGCTGTTGGTCGAGAAAATCTCGAAAAAGCCAGTCCCGTAACCATTGCCACTCCCCACAAAGCAAAAAGCGCTTGGATCGCGACTATAGTATTAGCGTAATCCGTGCGCGGATACATGGCGCCGTAGCCGATCGTCGCCATTGTTTGGACGCTGAAATAAAAGGCATCTGGGAAAGAACCCGGCCGCGCGTTAGCAATGCAATCTCCTCCCGCCAAATAAGCTAAGGCAAATAAAGAATTCGTGACTATATAGAAGAGACAAATCAGGATGAAAAATCGCGGCCAAGAAAGAGTTAGCAGCCTGTGGTAGAGGTCGGCAAAATGGAGGCGAGGTACTCCCAACTTGACAATATTTAAGGGGAATTGTCCTTGGCGGCTGACTAAACGAGCCTGTGGCTGGTGGTTGCGGTGAATTTTCATTGCGATTTGTAACTATGGCTGTTTCAATTTGTAACTATTGCTTTGACCGGGAAAACTTATCCTTTAGACTGATGTCTGATTCCCAAAATTCGGATAAAAGCGGAGTTTAGAAATGGTTGAGCTTAACTGGCATGACTATCTCGTTATGGTTTCATTTGTGGCTTCTATTGCGGGTCTAGTCCTGCTGGGCGATAATCGCAACTCGCAGCCAACGGACGAGCGCACTTTGAGCGAAGAAATCCTAATCAAGATGAGCTTTGCTTACTGGATAGTGTACTGCATCTCTTTTTTCGGGCTGAAACTTCACCTACCAGAAGATAGCTGGTTATTGCTCAGTTTGAAGCTGACTGCGGTTCTTTCTTACTTGTTGACTGCTTCTAGCATACTCAGCCTGCCGCTGCAACGCATGGCTGTCAGACAAGTTGAAGATTAAAAAAAAGTGTTTGTAGTGAGGAATTCAGTTTTTTCGATCGCAGTGATGAAAAACTAAAGTCCTGACTGCAAAGCTATTTGAGTTATATTACCGGGCAATAAGCTCACAGCTAGCTGTGAGTATGCCACAAACTTAGCTGGTTAGGATTTAAAGCCTTTAGAGCTTTTCTTTTTCTCCTGCGGTTTAGACTTTGACTTATTAACTTCGCCTAAAGCTTCCTGAAATAAGTTGTGCAGGTGCACGGGAACGCTGGCAATTTCGGGGAGTTCGGGTTCTAAGGGTTTTTTAAACTCTTGCAGCAAGGCATCTAAATCGCGATCGATCTGAAAGTCGGGGCGTTCCAATACAGTTTGCAAAATTTGTGATAATTTCGCTGGATTAACTTTAGCTAACCGCTGCCAAATCCAGACATTAATTGCAGGATCTTCTAGATAGTTACGCACCAGCTTTTCGTAACCGGGAACGGTTGAAAAGTCTTCGGCTGCTAGCAGTGCAGTAAATTGAGCGTAAGTAGACAAAAAGGTCTGTCCCCAGCGAGGATGAGAAAGCGCTGTCACCTGTTCGGCTTTCTTGAAGCGATCGGGCAATTCGACTTTGGGCATTACCATTTTTGAACTAGCATTGCTGTCGATCGCTACCTCAACTGAAGAAGGATCTGCACCGGCTGCTGCTATAGCTGCTGCTTTAATTTCTTCTGAATCGACTCCGGCATCTTCAACGATCTCCGCCAGAGATTTACTTTGATCGATGCCGATATCAGCTAGGCGTTTTTTAGTCATTACTTCCTGAAATTCAGCCAACTGTTTATTCAGGTGATATCCCGATAGCGTGACTTCATCGGTGCCAAAAAAATCGGTAAAATCTTCGTGGTACTGTTCTACAGACTGCCAAGCTTGCTCTAACAATTCCGGCGCATCGCTGTACAAATTATTTTTGTGATTTTGCTTGAAATTGCCGATCGCCACCGCCAACTTCGGCTTACCCAATTTCCCCTTCAGGATGGGAGAGCTCGAAAGTATCCACCAGTCATCGGTAAGGGGAGAAATTCGAGCCAGCAAGATTTCTCCTAACTTAAAGCGAGACATTTCTTGCAGAAAATTCGGACTGTTGGGCTTGACAACGTAGTGCTTAGCCGTCAGCCAGTTCATCAGTTCAAATCTGTCGGGGGAAAGTTGAGTGATTTCAAATAAGCCCGTGAAGCTTCTGTGCCCCCAACTTTCCAGCAAACTGCGATCGCCCTGGGTTAAATCCGGTTGACTTTCGACAAATAGGTCGATCGGCGTTTTCTCTCCGACTTTACCTTCGATGGTAAAGCTGTCAATCACTTGATTTTGCTGAGCAATGTCGTAGCGCTCGCCAGTCGATCGAGCTGCAGCAAAAGCTTCCAAAGCTACCGCCAACTCGCCTTCAGCATCCAGCACAAAGTCAATTAAATTTTGCTTGAGTGTCCAAGCTCTTTCCAAGATTTCATCCACAATTTATACCGATTTTGAATGAGAGGATTTAGATTTTTAACAATTATCGGACTTGAAGCCACCAACGCTTTACGATCCGGCTGCGATTGAAGAAAGCGCATCGCGAACAATGACCAAAATATGCGATCGATGCCTCAGTCCTGAATTAGTTTAATTTTAAGGCTAACAGTCAAAAAAAAATGTTAATCTCAAACGGAAGCATCCCGATTTTGTAAAAAGCGTTTATTAGGAGTGCGATCGTCCCGCACAGCAAAGCCTCTACGTCTCTAGCGATTTCTCGCAGCGAACAGTCCTGTGAAATAAAAATCGTCCTGAAAAATGCGATTTCAAGGGAGCATAAAAATACCCTCTCCGATGTAGAGAGGGGCTGAAAATCCCCAAAAACTTCGCTAAACTCGCGTTAAAAACTGTGCCGCCTCTCAACAACAGTCCCAGACGCAGCAGCCGGGTTTTTTCGATCGAACACTTCCCTCCATTCCGGTACCCGGCTAAAAATAACCGGAACGCTTGAGTTTGTGCGCGTCCAAGACTGAAAAATACTTGGCGTAAGCCCTTAGCGGCCGTCTTTGTCAATGTCGCCAGGAACCGCCCGTTCCACCCGATCCCAAGCGTCGCGCGTGGCGTGCTTAGCTTTTTCCCAAGTCACATTAGACTTACCGCGATTTGTTTCGTAGTCGCGCTGCAAATCCGGTTCGATTTCGTCGTATTTCTTACCAGTAGTGCCATAGCGGCTGTATCCCTGATAACCGGTGCGGTATGCAGGCTGATAGTCTTCGTAAGTTGCGCTAGTGTCCGCGTAAGGACGGGAACTGTAGTTGCTTTGCCAGTAAGCATCTTCTACCGTGGGGTCGATCGCCTCGCCCACACCTTTGCCCGCCAAACCGCCGCCAAACGCACCCACCACAGCGCCGACAACTGCTCCTACAGGCCCGCCCACCGCACCGCCGATCGCAGCACCCGCAGCACCGGCACTCGCCGCACCGATACCCGTTGCCACTGGATGAGCTCCTGTTTCCCCCGAAAGCGGGTCGAGGTTAGCATCAGGTTCCTTTACCGTTTTTTTGTCATCACTCATGATATTTTTTTCCTTTTATTTAACTGTAACTATGACTAAATTTACCTTTTAAGTTTCTCTGTATTCATCTGCCTACAGGATGAATCTGCTAGCTTAAAAAGAATAGAAATGATCGAACTATCCTGGACGCAAAAATGGTTTGACACGATAATATAACTAGGTAAGGTGCGCCGAACCGCGCACCTTACCTAGTTAGGTTCAAGTGAGTTCTGAGCTATGCTCCAGTGTGTACCCCTTCCAACTCGGTATTTACAACAAGTTGAGTTAGATATAAATCTGTTGATTTATTACTTGCCCGTGACCTTTTCGATCAAATCTTCAGCTTTTTGAACTATGCCTTCTTGCGGGTGTTCTCCCTTGTACTCTTTTAAGCTTTCGTCGTAAACTTTCTCGACCTTTGCAGGATTTTGAGCAGTTTTGACTATTTCATCGTAAGCTGCTTGGGGATTCAGATCCTCGAAACTTTCTGCGGGGTCAGTAATTTTAGCTTCTGGCGGCGCCTGAGTTCTGTATTGACCCGCAGCGTGAGCAGCCTGACTTGGTGCTAAGGCTAGACCTGCCAAACTAATGAAAGCTAGCGTACAGACCAGCAAAATGCTTTGAATCAATGTTTGTCCGAGAGCTTTTAAAACCCGCTTCATATCAACTTCTCCTCGTATTTTTCCGCAAAAATTATGGTGTTTGTCGCCCCTTCACTGCGATCGCACATTTACAACCTTAGTTCCAGCGCAGTCTTGGTCGCAGCTACCGCATCTAGAGCGAGCCAAAAGGGATGTTTCCCGTGATGTCCCATATCTTAAGCGCCTGCTTGTTACTATTACTTCTACCAAAAGATAGATTCGTTAGACAAGCGCAACTCATCTCCTTAGAGGGGCCATCGCAATTCCTGCGACGAACCCTAGATAGGGGTTTTCCCATCAATTACGAAGCCCCTGAATCTTGTTTTCCGGCGCGTCTTTCGCGTCTTCGCAGTTCGGGAAAAAATCCCATTATCCAACATTTTAAATTGCTATAAATAACCTAATTAACTACAAAATAACCTGTTCTATGTCTAGGTTTCTGTTCTGCATTGCTCCTTCAAACAGC of Oscillatoria nigro-viridis PCC 7112 contains these proteins:
- a CDS encoding AAA family ATPase translates to MRPLELILEGFTSFHREQRLDFSQLDLFAITGATGAGKSSLLDAMTYALFGTTTRSGKQVSDLASQGSENLKVQLRFAVGSAQYRVTRRWRFRPKSPENKVILDNWQNGQWETLGTSIVAVQNTIEQILGMDFDTFTRAIVLPQGKFDEFIKGDTSKRREILRQLAGFEIFEQMRKETNELAKLLKQEREMVERQLADLSAPTADEVDQRRSQLLILEQQLPEFDRAVMKAQKDLDEEEQLFSQIARWQELQQQLAELNANSAEVTILAQRLERAQAANHLQGDWALLRSARSQYETAESASVAARKLLIKARSELAVEQQQFDAAKAKEEALAPQIKAREDALAAAKVYEEQRAQLEKEVALAQKNQQEKLRFFMAADKDLQAANNKIQGAGFRVTQAAAQLAQYAPGGKRLEQLQQISPLLMEVQLITKQQKTQQEQLDKSRAEKESAQQNYVEATTNLEAVELRLKECDRELESAQTANAEAARLESVAAVRMSLNPGDTCPVCGGVHPESDILPPLPNSNIVDVAGLRQKLAAANQVFQDAQRLAADRKSAVSACLQRESEIAQMLELTANRVAELQQQITQVLETPHWESLGLQQELAILKESDRQYRETEQQFQLASLEYDNFQERFNLAVANQAAKQQEYQDAIAESDRRQQQLQSCVNALYQITEYQPYANLAKVLEQDKQDLANLLKVAEKSYQTAQNKVIQAAEREQQAGEVFGRAQAQKQQLNLDWSAKLTAADFTEETFLAAVATVKEQSEWENVIRSHRESKIQLETRAKDLSEAIAGRTTDENNLAQVRSAKNTAQENLKQANNNRAELLAWIQVAAQNLEQAERLSQQITNFTEQEQTYHTLAQNLKSNEFQSYILEHLEAELVGSATLILQELTENRYKLKNQDGEYWVADNWNGGEARRVRTLSGGETFATSLSMALALSEKLSQGAHLGSLFLDEGFGTLDTETLESVTQILESLRQRERLIGVITHVRELGERLPAQVKVSKSPQGSKIEVKRV
- a CDS encoding metallophosphoesterase family protein produces the protein MRIIHTADWHLGRRFRGIDRTSEIAIALEQILKQAKALDVDAVLVAGDIFDVPNPPAYAERIAYNFFCELQAAGIPAIAIAGNHDSASRIDSIAQLLSLAGVRALGKPRRSADGGTITLNTKSGKLCVGAMPFASEQRLLDANSLWQSGDADRRKDYREIVAYLIEDLTRDFRDNTVNILMGHMSIDGARLAKSEVAYYTREKYLLSSQTLPPEAQYIALGHIHIHQRISETSPAYYSGSLIQLDFGEAEQEKGFCLIEVEPGSQAKVEFKPVACHKPLKVLKCHNDNLDRTLQAHQYHPGFLKVIVELDSPQIGLADRVRQICSQALLIEPRYPDAALEPTEITNIDPNNFDPAAEFCNYYQNRLGTTPKPAVLEEFKTLYKKFKETVNN
- a CDS encoding DUF433 domain-containing protein, yielding MTLKELQPQLLALTPEEKAQAIQFLAQTLSNFWPGIQKTPGVMGTEACIRKTRIPVWLLVSYRRQSASDAHILEGHPDLSATDLVNAFSYAEAYPDEIERAIREQEEA
- a CDS encoding ion channel; its protein translation is MKIHRNHQPQARLVSRQGQFPLNIVKLGVPRLHFADLYHRLLTLSWPRFFILICLFYIVTNSLFALAYLAGGDCIANARPGSFPDAFYFSVQTMATIGYGAMYPRTDYANTIVAIQALFALWGVAMVTGLAFSRFSRPTARVIFSRVAVIAPFNGVPTLMYRTANQRFNQILEAQQRATLIRDEVTPEGEFMRRFYDLQLVRSHSPIFALTWTVMHAIEESSPLYQLTAQDLMEQQAEIVITLTGIDETVSQTIHARHSFVASEIMWNMRFVDILLKSATGGRVVDYTRFHDVKPVEEKL